A stretch of Myroides oncorhynchi DNA encodes these proteins:
- a CDS encoding DUF3078 domain-containing protein — protein MRKFRKCFIGLMVLGGCWYSVAQETSDKKDIIEEIKKDTLTLQENPFNPLMGFLPAKDYSGSSISYGSTVRGEVPFFKPEVFVERKKPKVNQIKMNYNPNIDLSVLPINNEIIGYWEKTNRLGLDFNQIAFVNWSAGGDNSISGLVKGEFGRKFIRGRLVWDNFLNVRYGINKQSDRELRKTDDVLEFNSTFGYRSSAISDWYYVAKLNFKTQFTNGYNYPNTDNPVSTWFAPAYLFVGAGAEYVDPKTDMKFYISPITHKATFVNNQDLADQGAFGVTKAEKDDLGNIIRRGSKYRAEIGFLVSSEWKKEIFKNMFYQHKLTLYSDYVDNFGNVDFMFEMKLDLKVNEYVRANVGTYMIYDDNVKTKVIRDDVQVMEGPKMQFKQTLGVGLTYSF, from the coding sequence TTGAGAAAGTTTAGAAAATGTTTTATAGGATTAATGGTATTAGGAGGGTGTTGGTATTCTGTAGCCCAAGAAACAAGCGATAAAAAGGATATTATTGAAGAGATTAAAAAAGATACTTTGACGTTACAAGAAAATCCTTTTAATCCTTTAATGGGGTTCTTACCAGCTAAAGATTATAGTGGTAGTAGTATCTCCTATGGAAGTACTGTAAGGGGGGAAGTGCCTTTCTTTAAACCGGAAGTGTTTGTAGAAAGAAAAAAGCCTAAGGTTAATCAAATTAAGATGAATTACAATCCCAATATTGATTTAAGTGTTTTGCCAATTAACAATGAGATTATTGGCTATTGGGAGAAAACGAATAGACTAGGTTTAGACTTTAATCAAATTGCTTTTGTGAATTGGAGTGCTGGAGGTGATAATTCTATTTCAGGACTTGTAAAAGGTGAATTTGGACGTAAATTTATAAGAGGACGTTTAGTGTGGGATAATTTTTTAAATGTTAGATATGGGATTAATAAACAATCGGATAGAGAACTTAGAAAAACTGATGATGTATTAGAGTTTAATTCAACATTTGGATATAGATCCTCTGCAATTTCTGATTGGTATTATGTTGCAAAATTGAACTTTAAGACTCAGTTTACTAATGGATATAATTATCCAAATACTGATAACCCTGTTTCAACGTGGTTTGCTCCTGCTTACCTATTTGTAGGGGCTGGTGCTGAGTATGTTGATCCAAAAACGGATATGAAATTTTATATTTCTCCAATTACTCATAAAGCAACTTTTGTTAATAATCAAGATTTAGCTGACCAAGGAGCTTTTGGTGTAACAAAAGCAGAAAAGGATGATCTAGGCAATATAATTAGAAGGGGATCTAAATATAGAGCAGAAATCGGCTTTCTTGTTAGTAGTGAATGGAAAAAAGAAATATTTAAAAATATGTTTTATCAACATAAACTTACTTTGTATAGTGATTATGTTGATAATTTTGGGAATGTTGATTTTATGTTTGAAATGAAATTGGATTTGAAAGTTAACGAATATGTTAGGGCTAATGTTGGTACATATATGATTTATGATGATAATGTAAAAACAAAGGTTATAAGAGATGATGTTCAGGTGATGGAAGGACCAAAAATGCAGTTTAAACAAACTCTTGGGGTTGGGCTAACGTATTCTTTTTAA
- a CDS encoding alpha-2-macroglobulin family protein gives MKIKNLLILICCAFITLQSCKKNGDLNVNLSNPKLFSEYILAFTAGVISTKDPIDINIPKNWKNWTANEELDKDIFTITPAVKGKVIYLPNDVIRFVPEERLKQDQRYNITFHLGKVTETEEALKDFTFMVMTVPQTFHTDLLDLQYVSDTEYVLNGTLTTSDWLSTADAKKILSAVQDKKNLDIKFNTDDKQESKEFKFTINKIVRKADESTLEVSINGKAVDNSAKSTDVYTVPRLNDFYQFRVEPVENDPQAFWINFSNPIKKNQDFSGLIDLENNDAKLTFSTDGNVLKVFADKALQDKVLVRVSSGIQDSKGNKTLNSQVYELNFGTLKPDVQLINSGTILPSSENLKINFKATTLNAVDVKVYKVYENNILQFLQENNLDGKYSLYRVADPIAKTTIKLTNPNPNALLKYNNYALDLSTLISPDPGAIYRVEFSFKKAYSLYDCSNSELTEEEQAVEEETDDTDEMESNDEYDDYEYYYYYNWEEKDNPCSTSYYHYHEKAATNVLATDLGVIVKGGNNNIYTTVVTNLITTDPVAAATVEFYTFKQQLITSAKTDTNGILTVNLEKKKPAFVIVKDDKNTTYVKIDEANSLSMSNYDVDGTTLVKGINGFIYTERGVWRPGDNIYLDFILDDLANPLPANHPIKLTFSDPFGKVVDKVVQKKNTSNHYSFLLKTTQESVTGNWQAVVSVGGAKFYKQIKVETIKPNRLKIKNNIEGKTVYNNGNSVGIDYNVQWLQGSTAKNLKAEVALKLLPQATTFADYKSYSFSNSLSSSSTQESNVFSGTTNGSGDFDFRVSMNNIPENTGMLKAIFTSKVYENGGDVSTDVSTATISPHNTYVGIKAPEANKYGYYETDKPLNFSFITLNAQGKTKSHDIDVTVYRKKGYWWWSSNNDGASSYSSSDYYSVYKETADYTTSSNGTTSYSLTIPEQDWGTYEIVARDKSGKHIASSVVYVDYPYWSGKTKHSQGKEATVLAIATDKKDYNTGEKIKLSFPSSEGGRALVSVENGSNVIETHWVKTQKGETTFEITTTEAMAPNVYINVSALQPHASTVNNSPIRMYGIAPINVYNKKTKLEPIITMPDKLKPEQEFTVQVKEKAGQKMTYTIAIVEDGLLDLTRFKTPNPWNNFYSKTALGVRTWDIYDNVIGAYGGAINQVFSIGGDEDLGAGQVKKANRFKPVVIHLGPFVLDGGKTGTHKIKLPKYIGSVRAMVVASNVANKAYGTVEKTVKVNNPLMILGSLPRRAVPGERITLPVTIFAMEKHVKNVTIKVKTDDKFQIQNNATQTVTFDEPDEKVVFCELEVMQKTGITKVEIEATSGNERASYVVEMDVLNPNPVTVRTEDIVLEPNSTNTIEWERFGVTGSNKATLELSTFPGINLTSRLNYLIRYPHGCSEQVTSGAFPQIFLEDLVFVSKSKKESLQRNVNEALRVLAQRQLTDGSFRYWSSDSYSDDWTTSYILHFMLEAEKRGFALPIGSKANAISYQQNAVKQWSYNSRYQNDLAQAYRLYTLALAGNADLASMNRLRETTSLSSDAKLRLAAAYALANQRDAAVKLIANAPLVENNQSYYYYYGSYERRLAMALETLILTKSNTKLMHEYANLLAKRLGSNSWMSTQSTAYGLNVMSTYVKNNKSAEGINVDFTNNGTSTNALTKNNMYEYDFKSIAANNEVKLVNKNSSTVYARIAYSGILPVGKELVEESKLSVRTAYRTPGGLALNPVSLSQGTEFVAFITITNSSTTSVDNIALTHIVPSGWEIVNLRYTEAGGDNNPVRHTDIRDDRTNFYFSLNANETKTLRVTLNASYLGKYYLPGVHAEAMYDNSYRSRTAGQWIDVTN, from the coding sequence ATGAAAATCAAAAACCTACTAATCCTTATTTGCTGTGCTTTTATAACACTGCAATCCTGTAAGAAAAATGGGGATCTCAATGTCAACCTATCCAATCCAAAACTATTTAGTGAGTATATACTAGCATTCACTGCTGGTGTTATCTCTACTAAAGACCCGATCGATATTAATATTCCAAAGAACTGGAAAAATTGGACAGCTAATGAAGAATTAGATAAAGATATCTTTACAATCACTCCTGCTGTTAAAGGTAAAGTAATTTATCTACCAAATGACGTAATCCGTTTTGTCCCTGAAGAGAGATTAAAACAAGACCAACGTTATAATATTACTTTTCACTTAGGCAAAGTTACAGAGACAGAAGAAGCTCTAAAAGACTTTACTTTTATGGTAATGACTGTTCCACAGACTTTCCACACTGATTTATTAGATCTTCAATATGTCAGTGATACTGAATATGTACTTAATGGTACACTGACTACTAGTGACTGGCTAAGTACTGCAGATGCAAAGAAGATATTGTCTGCAGTGCAAGATAAAAAGAATTTAGACATCAAGTTTAATACTGATGATAAACAAGAAAGTAAAGAGTTTAAGTTTACCATTAATAAGATAGTTAGAAAGGCTGATGAATCTACTTTAGAGGTGTCTATTAATGGAAAAGCAGTAGATAACTCCGCAAAAAGTACAGATGTATATACTGTACCTAGACTTAATGATTTCTATCAATTCAGAGTAGAACCTGTAGAAAATGATCCACAGGCTTTCTGGATTAACTTCTCTAACCCCATTAAAAAGAATCAAGACTTCAGCGGTTTAATCGACTTAGAGAATAACGACGCTAAACTAACTTTCTCTACTGATGGTAACGTACTAAAAGTTTTTGCTGACAAAGCACTACAAGATAAAGTTCTTGTAAGGGTGAGTTCAGGAATCCAAGATTCTAAAGGAAATAAAACACTAAATTCGCAAGTGTACGAACTAAACTTTGGAACACTTAAGCCAGATGTTCAGCTTATTAATAGTGGTACAATCTTACCTAGCTCTGAAAACTTAAAGATCAACTTCAAAGCTACTACATTAAATGCTGTTGATGTTAAAGTTTATAAAGTCTATGAAAACAACATATTGCAATTCTTACAAGAGAATAATCTTGATGGTAAGTACAGCCTTTACAGAGTAGCTGACCCTATAGCGAAGACTACAATAAAACTGACAAACCCTAATCCGAATGCTTTATTAAAGTATAACAACTATGCGCTAGACCTATCTACATTGATAAGTCCAGACCCTGGTGCTATCTATAGAGTAGAGTTTTCATTTAAGAAAGCTTATTCTCTTTATGACTGTTCTAATAGTGAATTAACGGAAGAAGAGCAAGCTGTTGAAGAAGAAACGGATGATACTGATGAGATGGAAAGCAATGATGAGTACGATGATTATGAGTATTACTACTATTATAATTGGGAAGAGAAAGACAACCCTTGCTCTACTTCATACTACCATTACCACGAGAAAGCAGCTACTAATGTATTAGCTACTGACTTAGGTGTAATCGTAAAAGGAGGTAATAACAATATCTATACAACAGTAGTTACTAATCTAATCACTACTGACCCTGTAGCTGCTGCTACTGTCGAATTCTATACATTTAAACAACAACTAATTACTTCTGCTAAGACAGATACTAATGGTATACTAACTGTTAACCTAGAGAAGAAAAAACCTGCTTTTGTCATTGTTAAAGATGACAAGAACACTACTTATGTCAAGATAGATGAGGCGAACTCTTTATCGATGAGTAATTATGATGTAGATGGAACTACTTTAGTTAAAGGAATTAATGGTTTTATCTATACAGAACGTGGTGTATGGAGACCTGGTGATAATATATACCTAGACTTTATTTTAGACGATCTAGCAAACCCTCTTCCAGCTAATCATCCTATCAAACTTACTTTCTCTGATCCATTCGGAAAGGTAGTTGATAAAGTGGTGCAAAAGAAAAATACAAGTAACCACTACTCTTTCCTACTTAAAACAACGCAAGAATCTGTAACAGGTAATTGGCAAGCTGTAGTAAGTGTAGGGGGAGCTAAGTTCTACAAGCAAATCAAAGTTGAGACAATAAAACCTAACCGTTTAAAAATCAAAAATAACATTGAAGGAAAAACAGTTTACAACAACGGAAATAGCGTTGGTATAGACTATAACGTACAATGGCTTCAAGGTAGTACAGCTAAGAATCTTAAAGCTGAAGTAGCACTTAAACTACTTCCTCAAGCAACTACATTTGCTGACTATAAGTCATATTCTTTCTCTAATAGTTTAAGTTCTTCTAGTACACAAGAATCTAATGTTTTCTCAGGAACGACGAACGGTTCAGGAGACTTTGACTTCCGTGTAAGTATGAATAACATTCCTGAGAATACAGGTATGCTTAAAGCTATTTTCACGTCTAAAGTATATGAGAATGGTGGTGATGTATCTACTGATGTATCTACTGCTACTATTTCTCCTCATAATACTTATGTAGGGATTAAAGCACCTGAAGCAAATAAGTATGGATATTATGAAACTGATAAGCCGTTAAATTTCTCTTTTATCACATTAAATGCACAAGGGAAAACGAAATCTCATGATATCGACGTCACTGTCTATAGAAAAAAAGGCTACTGGTGGTGGAGCTCTAATAATGATGGAGCATCTAGTTACAGTAGCTCTGATTACTACTCAGTATATAAAGAAACTGCTGATTACACAACGTCTTCTAACGGTACGACCTCATATTCATTGACTATACCAGAACAAGATTGGGGTACTTACGAAATAGTGGCTCGTGACAAATCAGGTAAACATATAGCATCATCTGTTGTATATGTAGATTATCCTTATTGGTCAGGTAAAACGAAGCACTCGCAAGGAAAAGAAGCAACAGTATTAGCTATCGCTACTGATAAAAAAGATTACAATACTGGTGAGAAGATTAAACTTTCATTCCCTTCTAGTGAGGGGGGAAGAGCTTTAGTATCTGTAGAGAACGGATCTAATGTGATCGAAACGCATTGGGTGAAAACACAAAAAGGAGAAACAACATTTGAGATTACGACTACAGAAGCTATGGCGCCTAACGTGTACATCAATGTATCTGCGTTACAGCCTCACGCGTCTACAGTAAATAACTCACCAATACGTATGTATGGTATCGCGCCTATCAACGTATATAATAAAAAGACAAAACTAGAACCTATTATCACAATGCCTGATAAACTTAAACCTGAACAAGAATTTACAGTTCAAGTAAAAGAGAAAGCAGGTCAGAAGATGACATATACTATCGCTATTGTTGAAGATGGTTTATTAGACCTAACTAGATTTAAAACACCTAATCCTTGGAATAACTTCTATAGTAAAACTGCTCTAGGTGTACGTACTTGGGATATATATGACAACGTCATCGGTGCTTATGGTGGTGCTATTAACCAAGTATTCAGTATCGGTGGTGATGAGGACTTAGGTGCTGGTCAGGTGAAAAAAGCAAACAGATTTAAACCTGTAGTTATTCATTTAGGCCCATTCGTTCTTGACGGAGGGAAAACAGGTACTCACAAGATAAAACTACCTAAATATATCGGTTCTGTACGTGCTATGGTGGTTGCTTCTAACGTAGCGAATAAAGCCTACGGTACTGTAGAAAAAACAGTAAAAGTAAACAACCCACTGATGATACTAGGTTCTCTTCCTAGAAGAGCTGTCCCTGGAGAAAGAATAACATTGCCAGTCACTATCTTCGCTATGGAGAAACACGTAAAAAATGTTACTATAAAGGTTAAAACAGATGATAAATTCCAGATTCAAAACAATGCTACTCAAACAGTAACCTTTGATGAACCAGATGAAAAAGTAGTGTTTTGTGAGTTAGAAGTAATGCAAAAGACAGGAATTACTAAAGTAGAAATAGAAGCTACCTCTGGTAATGAGCGTGCTAGTTATGTAGTAGAGATGGATGTATTAAATCCAAACCCTGTTACAGTTAGAACTGAAGATATTGTATTAGAACCAAATAGCACTAATACTATTGAATGGGAGCGCTTTGGTGTTACAGGAAGTAATAAAGCTACATTAGAGCTATCTACATTTCCTGGCATCAACCTTACTTCTAGACTAAACTATTTAATCAGATATCCTCACGGATGTAGTGAGCAAGTAACTTCTGGAGCATTCCCGCAGATATTCTTAGAAGACTTAGTCTTTGTAAGTAAAAGCAAAAAAGAAAGCTTACAGCGCAATGTGAATGAAGCTTTAAGAGTATTAGCTCAACGCCAATTAACAGACGGAAGTTTTAGATACTGGAGTAGTGATTCTTACTCAGATGACTGGACTACTTCTTATATTCTACACTTTATGTTAGAAGCAGAGAAGAGAGGTTTTGCACTGCCGATAGGAAGTAAAGCGAATGCTATCTCATACCAACAGAATGCTGTAAAACAGTGGTCATATAACAGTCGTTACCAAAATGACTTGGCTCAGGCGTATAGACTGTATACTTTAGCACTTGCTGGTAATGCTGATTTAGCTTCTATGAATAGGCTTAGAGAAACAACTAGTCTATCTAGTGATGCGAAACTGCGTTTAGCTGCTGCTTATGCCTTAGCTAACCAAAGAGATGCTGCTGTGAAACTAATCGCTAATGCGCCTTTAGTAGAGAATAACCAATCTTACTATTACTACTACGGTTCATATGAGCGTAGATTAGCAATGGCATTAGAAACATTGATCCTTACGAAGTCAAATACAAAACTAATGCACGAATATGCTAACCTACTTGCCAAGCGTTTAGGTTCTAATAGTTGGATGAGTACACAGAGTACAGCTTACGGATTAAACGTAATGTCTACTTATGTGAAAAACAATAAATCAGCAGAAGGTATCAATGTTGATTTCACTAATAACGGTACCTCTACTAATGCACTTACTAAAAACAATATGTATGAGTATGACTTCAAGTCTATCGCTGCTAATAATGAAGTAAAACTTGTAAATAAAAACAGTTCTACTGTATATGCTAGAATTGCTTACAGTGGTATTCTTCCAGTTGGTAAAGAATTGGTGGAAGAAAGTAAGCTAAGTGTTCGTACTGCATACAGAACACCAGGAGGTCTGGCGCTTAACCCAGTATCATTATCACAAGGTACTGAGTTCGTTGCATTCATTACTATTACTAATAGTAGTACTACTAGCGTAGACAACATAGCGCTTACTCATATCGTTCCATCTGGATGGGAGATTGTAAATCTTAGATATACTGAGGCAGGAGGAGATAATAATCCTGTTAGACACACAGATATTAGGGATGACCGTACTAACTTCTACTTTAGCTTAAACGCTAACGAGACGAAGACACTACGCGTTACACTTAATGCTTCTTATTTAGGTAAATATTATTTACCAGGTGTACACGCTGAAGCAATGTATGACAACTCTTACAGAAGCCGTACAGCAGGTCAGTGGATTGACGTAACAAACTAA
- a CDS encoding porin family protein yields the protein MRKLVIIYTFLIAALTSYAQELSEEILAVTNDSLNRIDLKYREDQFYVGITHTLMQGKPAGYSPSSVSIGMNGGFLRDFPINKDRTLAIAPGVGYSYLNLRGNLGITPDQEHVILNSFKKSSLSLHAIDFPIELRWRTSTPYSHKFWRIYLGFKASYVISNRTKTSTSEYSAVFHNDEKLNKWLYGMYLSAGFNTWNFYVYYGLNNIYKDEVLKWDQNKLKTLNVGVMFYVL from the coding sequence ATGAGAAAATTAGTAATTATCTACACATTCCTAATTGCGGCATTGACTAGTTATGCTCAGGAATTAAGTGAAGAGATATTGGCAGTAACGAATGACTCTTTGAACAGAATAGATCTTAAGTATAGAGAAGATCAGTTTTACGTGGGTATAACTCATACTTTAATGCAGGGAAAACCTGCTGGATATTCTCCTAGCTCTGTTTCTATAGGTATGAATGGAGGATTTTTAAGAGACTTTCCTATTAATAAAGATAGAACACTAGCTATAGCTCCTGGTGTAGGTTATTCTTATTTAAACTTAAGAGGGAATTTAGGAATAACGCCTGATCAAGAACATGTGATTTTGAATTCATTTAAAAAAAGTAGCTTGTCTTTACATGCTATAGATTTTCCTATTGAACTTAGATGGCGTACTTCTACTCCTTATAGTCATAAGTTTTGGAGAATATATCTTGGGTTCAAAGCTAGTTATGTAATAAGTAATAGAACTAAGACTTCTACTAGTGAGTATTCTGCAGTGTTTCATAATGATGAGAAACTTAATAAATGGCTGTATGGAATGTATTTGTCTGCAGGGTTTAATACATGGAACTTTTATGTATATTATGGTTTGAATAATATTTATAAAGATGAAGTTCTTAAGTGGGATCAGAATAAACTAAAGACATTAAATGTAGGTGTAATGTTTTATGTACTGTAA
- a CDS encoding 1-deoxy-D-xylulose-5-phosphate synthase: MYKKLLDYISTPEDLKKLSVKELIDLAIEMRKFIIDIVASKEGHLGASLGVVELTIALHYVFNTPIDNLVWDVGHQAYGHKLLTGRRDVFHTNRQKNGISGFPKREESKYDAFGVGHSSTAISAILGMALAARLKGENERHHIAVIGDASIASGMAFEGLNHAGVTDANMLVILNDNAIGIDPSVGALKDYLTSVKEGKNPRANNMIKSLHFDYYGPIDGHDLPRLIKELERLKQIKGPKFLHVITTKGKGLKQAEENQVKYHAPGKFNKDTGELIKKEESEFPSKFQDVFGLTLVELAKENMNIVGITPAMPTGSSLKFMMDAFPDRAIDVGIAEQHAVTLAAGMATEGLIPFCAIYSTFLQRAYDQVIHDVALQNLPVVFCLDRAGLVGEDGATHQGVYDIAYLNCIPNIVMATPLNELELRNLLYTAQLGIDYPLAIRYPRGKGYINYNWRLPFEKITIGSVTQIKKGNKFVFISVGTIGNNVIEAMKVADNDEWSHYHFMFVKPLNEKALQAICEEHEKIFTIEDGVVIGGFGSLVSQFVSKNYPCLLVETLGVKDEFIEQATVLEQQRDCGIDIESLIGIIKN; this comes from the coding sequence ATGTATAAAAAACTACTTGATTATATTAGTACCCCAGAAGATCTCAAGAAACTATCAGTGAAAGAACTTATTGATCTAGCAATAGAGATGCGCAAGTTTATTATTGATATAGTGGCTAGTAAAGAGGGGCATTTAGGGGCTAGTCTTGGTGTAGTCGAATTGACTATAGCTCTTCATTATGTTTTTAATACACCGATAGATAATTTAGTCTGGGATGTTGGACATCAGGCTTACGGGCATAAACTACTAACAGGTAGAAGAGATGTCTTTCATACGAATAGACAAAAAAATGGTATTAGTGGTTTCCCAAAAAGAGAAGAAAGTAAGTATGATGCTTTTGGAGTAGGACATTCTTCTACGGCTATATCAGCTATCTTAGGAATGGCTTTGGCTGCTCGGTTAAAAGGTGAAAACGAGAGGCATCATATCGCTGTGATAGGCGACGCTTCTATTGCTTCAGGTATGGCTTTCGAAGGATTAAATCACGCAGGAGTAACAGATGCTAATATGTTAGTAATTCTCAATGACAATGCGATAGGTATTGATCCAAGTGTAGGAGCGCTTAAAGATTATTTAACTTCAGTGAAAGAAGGAAAGAACCCACGTGCAAATAATATGATTAAGTCACTGCACTTCGATTATTACGGTCCTATCGATGGTCATGATCTTCCTCGACTTATTAAAGAGTTAGAACGCTTAAAGCAAATCAAAGGTCCAAAGTTCTTGCATGTTATTACTACCAAAGGTAAGGGATTAAAACAAGCAGAAGAGAATCAGGTAAAATATCATGCTCCTGGTAAGTTTAATAAAGATACAGGAGAACTTATAAAGAAAGAAGAAAGCGAATTTCCTTCAAAGTTTCAAGATGTTTTCGGCTTGACTTTAGTGGAATTAGCAAAAGAGAATATGAATATAGTAGGTATCACGCCAGCTATGCCGACTGGTAGTTCGCTTAAGTTTATGATGGATGCCTTCCCCGATAGAGCAATCGACGTAGGCATAGCAGAACAACATGCTGTAACACTTGCTGCGGGTATGGCTACAGAAGGACTTATACCATTCTGTGCGATATATTCTACTTTTTTGCAGAGAGCTTATGATCAAGTTATACACGATGTCGCTTTACAGAATCTGCCAGTAGTATTCTGTTTAGATAGGGCAGGGTTAGTGGGTGAAGATGGAGCGACACATCAGGGGGTATATGATATAGCTTATCTAAATTGTATTCCTAATATAGTTATGGCTACTCCACTTAATGAATTAGAATTGCGTAATTTGCTATATACAGCACAGTTAGGGATAGACTACCCATTAGCTATCCGCTATCCACGTGGCAAAGGATATATTAATTATAATTGGCGCTTACCTTTTGAAAAAATAACTATAGGAAGTGTTACTCAAATAAAAAAAGGGAATAAATTTGTATTTATATCTGTAGGAACAATTGGAAATAATGTTATTGAAGCTATGAAAGTTGCAGATAATGACGAATGGTCTCATTATCACTTTATGTTTGTCAAACCATTGAATGAAAAGGCTCTTCAAGCAATTTGTGAGGAGCATGAAAAAATATTTACTATAGAAGATGGTGTAGTTATTGGCGGTTTTGGTAGTTTAGTGTCTCAGTTTGTATCGAAGAATTATCCTTGTTTACTTGTAGAAACATTGGGAGTAAAAGATGAATTTATTGAACAAGCAACTGTTTTGGAACAACAACGAGATTGTGGAATAGATATAGAAAGTTTAATTGGAATTATAAAGAATTAA
- a CDS encoding nucleoside deaminase has translation MDTIFTDEYFMRIALSEAKEAYQKGEIPVGAIVVANNQIIAKSHNLTELLHDVTAHAEIQAISSAANHLGAKYLKNCTLFVTLEPCQMCAGALYWSQITKIVYGASDEKRGFKTIGGQLHPKTEVISGVLDHECAMLMKTFFENKRK, from the coding sequence ATGGACACAATTTTCACAGACGAATACTTTATGCGTATAGCCTTAAGCGAGGCAAAAGAAGCTTATCAAAAAGGAGAAATACCCGTAGGAGCTATCGTTGTTGCTAATAATCAAATAATCGCGAAGAGTCATAATTTAACAGAACTACTTCACGACGTTACTGCTCACGCAGAGATACAAGCCATATCGTCTGCAGCAAATCATTTAGGGGCTAAATATTTGAAAAACTGTACTTTATTCGTAACTTTAGAACCATGTCAAATGTGTGCTGGGGCTCTATATTGGAGTCAAATCACTAAGATTGTCTATGGAGCATCTGACGAAAAGAGAGGTTTTAAAACTATCGGAGGACAACTACACCCTAAAACGGAGGTCATCTCTGGTGTTTTAGATCACGAATGTGCTATGCTGATGAAAACATTTTTTGAAAACAAAAGAAAATAA